DNA sequence from the Gammaproteobacteria bacterium genome:
GTGCGCGCTGGCGCGGGCGGTGCGCGCCGGCCGCTTCGGCGGAACGAGCCCGGTGGACGTGCGCGAGCGCGCCCGCCAGTCCCGCTTCCTCGAGTACCGCGGCTTTACCACCGGGCAGATCCGCGCCAGCTTCGGCAACAGCGAGGACTGAACCCGAGCTGCGGGGGTAGTGTCCTTGGCTGAGGCGCCCGGAGGCGGGTATCCCCGAACCAAGCGAGTATCGGGGGCTTTCTAGAGAGAGTGTCCGTCCGAGGGCGGTACGCCTAAAGTTAGGGCCCGACTTCGGGGATACCCGCCGCAAGGGCGCGCACCACGCCAGAACGACAGCAGGAACATCGTGAAAACCGAGCAGATCCGCAAAGCCTTCCTCGACTACTTCGCTGCGAAGGGCCACCGCATCGTGCCGAGCTCGCCGCTGGTGCCCGGCAACGACCCGACGCTGCTCTTCACCAATGCCGGCATGGTGCAGTTCAAGGACGTGTTCCTCGGCAGGGACCCGCGCGACTACCAGCGTGCCGCCAGCTCCCAGCGCTGCGTACGCGCCGGCGGCAAGCACAACGACCTCGAGAACGTGGGCTACACCGCCCGCCACCACACCTTCTTCGAGATGCTGGGCAACTTCAGCTTCGGCGACTATTTCAAGCGCGAGGCCATCCACTACGCCTGGGACTTCCTGACCCGAACGGTGAATCTCCCACCGGAGAGGTTGTGGATCACTGTCTACCAGGACGATGACGAGGCGGCTGACATCTGGCTCAAGGAGGTCGGTGTCGACCCCGCGCGCTTCACCCGCATCGGCGATACGCCCGGCGGCCGGCAGCACGAAAGCGACAACTTCTGGTCCATGGGTGATACCGGCCCCTGCGGGCCCTGCACCGAGATCTTCTACGATCACGGGCCGGCGGTCGCCGGTGGTCCGCCCGGCTCACCCGAGGCGGACGGTGACCGCTATATCGAGATCTGGAATCTCGTCTTCATGCAGTACAACCGCGACGCCGCCGGCAAGATGTCGCCGCTGCCCAAACCCTCGGTCGACACCGGCATGGGCCTGGAGCGCCTGGCGGCGGTCCTGCAGGGTGTGCACAGCAACTACGACATCGATCTGTTCGTGAGCCTGATCCGTGCTGCCGCCGATCTTGCGGGGCGTAAGGATACCGATCACAGTTCGCTGCGGGTGATCGCCGACCACATCCGC
Encoded proteins:
- a CDS encoding RecX family transcriptional regulator gives rise to the protein CALARAVRAGRFGGTSPVDVRERARQSRFLEYRGFTTGQIRASFGNSED